GGCCGTATGGGCGTTCCGCATGGATGGCGTCGTGCACGAGCATCAAACGGTGCCCGATGTGGTCGAGGACGTGCACCAGATCATCCAGAACCTCAAGACGCTGGTCTTGACGCTGGACGAGGCGACCGACGAGGCCACCCTCGAGTTCCGCGTCGAGGAGGCGGGACCGGTGACGGCGCGGGCGATCGAGAAGACGGGGGCCGTCACCATCCTGAACCCGGATCACCACCTGTTCGCGCTGCAAACGGATCGCGAGATCAACATCACGCTGTACGTAAACAAAGGAAGGGGCTTCCTGCCGGCGGAGCAGCATGAGATTCCGAAGGGGAGTCCGGTGGACCTGGTGCGGGTGGATTCCATTTACAACCCCGTGCTGCGCGCCAACTTCACGGTGGAGGAGACGCGCGTCGGCGAGCGCACGGATTTTGATCGGCTGACCATCCTGGTGGAGACGAACGGGAGCGTCAGGCCGGAGTCGGCCGTCGCCTATGCTGCCGAGCTGGCGCGCAAGCACCTGGAGTACATGCTGCAATTCACCGCGCCAGGAGAGGCGGAGCCGGCCGTGCCAGGGGCTGTCCCGGTGCCCGTGCCGCTGCGCGAGATGTTCCGCCGCCCCATCGAGGATCTGACAGAGCTCTCGGTCCGTTCGGTGAACTCGCTCAAGAAGGAAAACATCATTACCTTGGGCGATCTAGTACAGCGGACGGAGGAGCAGATGCTCAGAATCGAGAACTTCGGGATCAGGTCGCTGGAGGAGATCCGGGATTTTCTCAAGGAGCACGATCTCCACTTCGGCATGAAGCTCGAGGAGGGCGAGGCCGGGGATCTGTACGTGGTGGAGCAGGCGGGTGGCGAAGAGGGT
This is a stretch of genomic DNA from Gemmatimonadota bacterium. It encodes these proteins:
- a CDS encoding DNA-directed RNA polymerase subunit alpha, with the protein product MELDLTGLVLPQRIEVAQRSEDGRTAQFVMMPLERGFGQTLGNTVRRILLSSLRGAAVWAFRMDGVVHEHQTVPDVVEDVHQIIQNLKTLVLTLDEATDEATLEFRVEEAGPVTARAIEKTGAVTILNPDHHLFALQTDREINITLYVNKGRGFLPAEQHEIPKGSPVDLVRVDSIYNPVLRANFTVEETRVGERTDFDRLTILVETNGSVRPESAVAYAAELARKHLEYMLQFTAPGEAEPAVPGAVPVPVPLREMFRRPIEDLTELSVRSVNSLKKENIITLGDLVQRTEEQMLRIENFGIRSLEEIRDFLKEHDLHFGMKLEEGEAGDLYVVEQAGGEEGEAGVARAAEEEQE